The genomic segment ATTTTTACTCAATCTGAAACATGACATGGCGTAAACCGGAAGGGCCATTCCCACTGCTTTCAATAATACTTCCTTTCCACCCAAGGATAATGACTTGGCATGCCACCCTTGGAGTCTGTTCTGTAGCTTCTCCCCAATAAAGCCTAAGAGGGCTTGTTTAGAGCCACTAAAGCATTCTGGCAACCCCAAATAAGAACCGGAACCACCCTCCTCATGAATATTCAAAGTCTGTTTAACCATAAGTTTAACCGCATCACTCGTTTTCTTCCCAAAAGTAATTGCAGACTTCGTGAAATTAATCACCTGACCAGAGGCTTTCCCATATAACTTGAGACAACGCATAAGTTCCTCACATTCCTCCTTTGTGGCTCGACAGATGAAGAGGCTATCATCAGCGAATAATAAATGCTGAATAGTTGGGCATGTTTCATTAAAGCTGAACCCTGTCAAACGATCTTGTTGTTGACTCCGACACATCGAGTGAATCAGAGCTTCTGCGCACaggataaaaagaaaaggagataaCGGATCACCTTGTCGTATCCCACGCCCTGGCTTGATATAACCATAGTCACCACCATTAATGAGCACCGAGAAGGTAACTGATCGAACACAACTCATGATCCAACCCACCCATTGATTATGAAACCCCATTTTGAGAAGGAGGTGTTCCAAGAAGTCCCATTCCACCCTATCATAGGCCTTTGACATATCAGTCTTCACTGCAATGACATCCTCATTAAAACTCGAATGGGTTTTCAGGGCATGGACAACCTCATGTGCAATAAGGATATTATCAGATATCAACCGCCCTGCTACAAACGCTCCTTGTGTTTCAGACACTAATGATGGCAAGCATCTTGTCAACCGAGTGCATATTACCTTAGACACAATCTTGTAAAGCACAGAACATAAGCTGATCGGTCTCATGTCTGACATTTGGTTAGCATTTGGTTTCTTAGGTATGAGACAAAGCTGAGTGTGGTTCCAGTCTTGTGGCAACACCCCGGTGGAGAAGAAACCCTGTACCTCTTTAATGATATCAGTTCCTACAGTCGACCAATACTTCCGAAAGAATGCACCAGTCCACCCATCAGCCCCAGGAGCGCTATCTCCTTTAATATTAAACGCTGCTTGCCTTATTTCCTGAGCTGAAACGTCCACAATCAATCGCCTATTCATGTCTTCTGTTACCCGTTCTTCCATCCCCTCCAGTAACTCCTCAAAATTAGTAGGGTTCGAAGATTGAAAAAGGTCAGAAAAGTATTCTGCGGCAATTGTTCCCTTCGACCCCTCTTCAAAACATTCTACCCCATTGCTATCAATCAACAATGTCAGTCGGTTCTTCAGTCTCTTGTACTTGACACTACCATGGAAGTACGCCGTATTCTTGTCTCCTGCTTGTAACCAAGATTCCCGGCTTTTAAGTTTCCAATATACTTCCTCTTCTCGAAATGCCACTGATAAGGCCCACTTGATCTGCTGCAAACGCCTGAAATTTGGTTGCAATTTGGTAGATTCTGTTTCCAGGTCTCGTCGCAGAAGCTGAATTTGAGTCAAATAATTAACCGGATTTGATCTCTTCCATCTTGATAGTGCTCTACGGCATTGAGAGAGACACTCTGTAACAGACCTATTTGTAACCCCACTTGCAGCACTCCATTGCTCTTTGATGATCCTCTCTGTATCCGGTTTATTAATCCAACGCTTATCAAAACAGAAGCGTCCTTTAAAACATGAATCCGCATCAACCAATCTAGTAATGATAGGTCGATGGTCTGAACCTAGCAGTTCCAGATATTCTGTATTAACTCGCGGAAACAACTCAAACCACTCACTGTTCCCAAAGCTCCTATCCAAACGGCACTGAATCCACACATTATCTCGTCTTCCCCCCCCAAGATAATTTGTTACCATAACTCGGAGTCTCTTTAACCCTACAATTCCTTGCCATTGTTCGAAAGGGATAAAATGAACTCTCCGGTCTTCTCGGCCCGCCCAACTTCTCAGAATTATCCATAATTTCATTGAAGTCTCCAGTGAGCATCCATGCTTCATCTCTCTGAATCCCAATTCTGGTGAGTCTCTCCCAAACCTGCGGTCTCAAATGACGAACAGGGTCCCCATAAACATATGTAATATAGAAGGAAATTGAACCCTTGGTAACTTTTGTGTCTACGATCCGTGAATCAGCTACAAGCACCTCCACTTGGTATGAATCCTTCCAAAACAATGCTAATCCACCACTCAGGCCAACCGGGTCGACGATATGAACCTGATCATATCCCAACCAATCCTTAACACCCAAAACGTGATCACTGGAGTTTTTGGTCTCCAGGAGGAACAAAAAATCTGGGAAATGTTCACGACGCATTTCCTTGAGACGTCGAACTGCCGNTCATCTCTCTGAATCCCAATTCTGGTGAGTCTCTCCCAAACCTGCGGTCTCAAATGACGAACAGGGTCCCCATAAACATATGTAATATAGAAGGAAATTGAACCCTTGGTAACTTTTGTGTCTACGATCCGTGAATCAGCTACAAGCACCTCCACTTGGTATGAATCCTTCCAAAACAATGCTAATCCACCACTCAGGCCAACCGGGTCGACGATATGAACCTGATCATATCCCAACCAATCCTTAACACCCAAAACGTGATCACTGGAGTTTTTGGTCTCCAGGAGGAACAAAAAATCTGGGAAATGTTCACGAAGCATTTCCTTGAGACGTCGAACTGCCGAGGTGCTCCCCATGCCTTGACAGTTCCAGCTGGTTACACTCATTGAGAATTGGGTGGTTTCTGGGGAACCACCAAACCAGGCTGCTCAACTTCGGTACTCTGCACATGATTCTCCTTATCCATATTTCCCCTTTGGCCAATCACATCTCGTATCTGAACCTCCCCAGCAGTATCAACGCAGTCATCTCTCTTTAAAACCTTGGGTATATTGTCCCGATCTTCTAGTGCTTTTCGTTTGTTGACAACAGGACATGTtacaccaccatcatcatccgTCAACCTTCCAGCTAATCCAGTGCTTCCCCTAGTATAATTCTCCTTTGGGTGCCGCTTCCATGCTGATAATTTCTTTGGAACTTTAGTGAGAGACCCGCCACCATTCCCAGGAGTGGTACAACCAATACTAAATCCCGCTGCAGCCACAGCTTCCAAGGAAACAGGTTGTTCCTCGCAAGACAATCTCTGGTGTGACAGGGCAGGTTGCTTATCAGTCGCCTGAGGGACCAGGATGTGTTGACTAGTCACCATGGGTGGGATATTATCATTTATCGCCATAGCATTAACAGAGAACCCTTCCTTATGCCCTCGTTGCTGATAATCAAAGACTGGGCCTTTCCCTTTATCAAGACTTTGCGTTAAAGCTGGAGGAGCTTCCAAACGCAGTAGTGAGTTTTGAGCACGAGCATCCGTGGCAATCGACTCTAAAGTCATCCGCAGCTTTTCTTCCCTTTGACCATACAGTGTTGGGTCACCCGAGAAAAGGTATCTCTTCATCTCTGTTAGCACCTCTGGAACTACCAAATTTGATTTGGAAGGAAAACCTGGTGGACTTGGCCATTGGAGAAGCAGAATAACTTCACCCGCCAGGTCAGAGGGAAATCTGTTGTCTCGTGTTGAGCTCCATATACCAAGACCACCAAGAGGGTCTTGACTTCCACGAACATCTTTGGTTAAGTTCTCCTTACGCAAGAAAGGGCATCTCTGCTTATCATGTGTGAGACGAAAACAGTGGAAGCAGCTTTTCCTCACCCTTTCGTATTCAATACTCACCTCAGCAATCTGTCCTTTGGGCAAATGAACAGATTTGGATTTAACCAAAGGGTTTGAGATATCAAAAATAATCTTGACTCGCACAAAGGCATTATACTGAGATCTCTCTTGGTCAAAAGCTATCTCCTTGACCTGACCAATTCTCCCAGCAATCGTCTCAATCGTTTTGAGAGAAAGGTAATTCGGTGGAATATTCCTTAGGCGGATCCATACTGGGAAAATTGTAAGGAAAGAACTTGATGGCGTCTCCGTCCAACGCTCCAGCAATAAACCCCATTCATCAAAAGTCCAGAATCCTGTCTTGAGTACCCTTTCCAGATCACTTTCCAATTGAAAAATAAACTGGAAAGTATCTCTTGATAACGCAATACCTCGCACCCTTTCGTAAACTCTCCAGACCCGAGGCATCTTCATAATCATCTTCCCCATCTTCTGACAGTCAGGGTTCAGCAATCTCCCTAAGAGGCTCAATCGACACTCTACCGCCGACCCAAAATCGCCCTCATCCGTGATGACAATCGGGTCTTCATCCGTTATTGACATACTCTCCAGCGCTTTACCCAAGCTCGCCTCCATTAACAGTAAGAAAATACCTAGCTTTTTAACGGAAAACCTAGAACCGAGCCCAGATAAAGATAGTACCGGCGGATAAAAGACTCTTCTGGagaaatttgaatttgaaacaGGATAATCGTGAGAATATTCGAAGAAATCCCATGGTAACAGATAGATTTGGTGAAGATTTGGAGATTCCGAAAAGATCGCTGATTTTAACGACAATTCTCCGGCAAAATCTTGTATTTTCCGGCTGGATAGTCCACCGAAGTGTGGACAATGAAAGACTctcaacaaaaaagagagaccTGAGCTCATTTTAGACTCCTCAAATCTCCGTCTCAAATCAAcgaataagttttgttttgttttttggtcgtcatatatgtttttttaaaaatggatttggagagtttaaaagctatttatacctattttgttccaaaacaggctaaaaccaagaaaacattgcttagaagctgtaaacatattttttagtgtttctggggtttaaatgtgtcttaatccaatgcaactgactaattataagagtttgagatggatttggagagtttaaaagccacttatacccattttgtcccaaaacaggctaaaaccaagaaaacattccttagaagctgtaaacagctttgttagtgtttttggggttaaaatgtatcttaatccaatgcaactaactaattataagagtttgagatgtaTTTATAACCATACTCGGTAGTCATGCCCGATCATACACTGCAtagcccaaatgaaagcttcgaCTTCAGCATGTAAGGGGGAAAGATTCCGCCGGAAATTGGTAGCTATCCTACTCGACGTGGGATCCTGAAACTGAGTACAGAACCATCCTTCGCCGGCAAACGAATCAACAACTTTCCAAAATCCATCAACGAAACAGCGGTAGCCTGAAAAGGGATCGTGAAGTGATGTTGCAtaattatacataaaaaatgttgggctaatttgttattttacgtgtttttgattttgaactTATAGTTAATCAAATTATTCCAATTAATATATGTCGCCAGCTAACTGATACGGTGGACATCATGCAGGAGGAGTAACGGTTTGCAATAAGATTGATGAGTTCTCAGGTAAATCAGACCACTCACTTTATCCATCTTTGAGTAATCGACGGGTTCTCTCTGTGTTATTATTACTTcttttttgaatgaaaaatatatgCAGTGTTATTATTActtgtcaaaaatatatatcacaattattttgaaatatgactacaactacaaaaatatatggcatATGGCATCTAAGATACAATATGACTTAAttacactaaatatattatcatcaaaattttaatttttttacattagttaaattcatattagtagtctttaaattttgatgtacaccaaaaaaacaacataatatGCATTTAATTGCACTTTTGTAACTCACAAATAGTAGCTTTGATACATCGATTTAtgtattatctattaaaagaaaaacacatatcTTACTATAACTTTCACGACCTCAtatttcaaatctcacataattttataaattctacaatattaaagaaaaaatacattGAATGTTTTCTTATCAACATAAAAGCAAAGTATACACTCGAGTGTGGATTCGAAATCCACAAGCATCACACaactaaattaatcaaaatcaaaattcagtTATAGAAAAGGATAAGAATGAGGCTATGGCCATAAAAATCTCCCTTTTTCTACGTACTCTTCAGTTTCTTGCTTCTCAAGTTACATGCCATGTCAAAGTCCCCAACTCCCCATGATCAGTGTCTATACGTACTAGGCAATTCGGCAGCTGCTGGAGAGATGTATGTAATGTCTTGTAGGGAAAGCTCTTCAATTCGACAAGGGATTTGTACAGTCTAAGGTTGAAGTCAATTACCTTGGTGAAGTGTGACCAAAGTAGTGCACAATAGCCTTATCAAGAGGAAACTCTTCAACAGGATCCACACGCATTTTGATAGGAGAGTAGCAGAAACAGTTCCCGGTATGGTTATTGAGCTTTGACCAATGTTAAGGTCAAGAAATGTTGGTTTCCAACCATCTTTTGCTGCCCGATTCAGAATCATCTTAGCCAATATAATGTTCTCTTCCCAGAGTCTGTATCGCCTAGAATGATAACCCTTGAACACTACATGGAACAAAACCGTAAAGAAAACTAAGAGTTCAAGTTGCTATGTACAAGGATAGAAATTAATGATCTTTAGTAAGGAAAAGATACATGTAATGATGTAAAGGTACAAAATCTCTTGTTTCTCTAACTTCACTCGTCTTATTTGTGTACCAAACTCTCCACCGTACGAGATGTTCTAGCTCTCACTGTCAAGTTATCAGAAATATATGAAGCTGAGTTTCTAACTTTGTTTTCCATATTCCGATTTGTTGAGAGATACGAAGCGTCCATTCACAGTGTGGACGAAaagttgtttgctttgtttaaaACGAAGTCGTTCCGGGTTAGGACTTAGGAAGGTTCGACGTCGATTTGGAATGTATCTActcatatcttcttcttgtgtctATGCCGCAGCATTTTCTCGGTGGATACACGCTTATCAAAGTAAGTACGcttattaaagaaaatagtaCCTGCGAAGAAACGGAATCACCTGTTGAGTAAGTAACATGACGTCAGTCTTTTGTCCTTGCAGAGAGTTGTGCACGTTAAGACAGCAGGTCTGGTAACAGGTGTTTGAGAGTTACTGATTTCACTGTTCGGTTCTCCACTAACAGACAGAGCACAAGTATGGTGAACAAAAACATTggcaggagaagaagagaaagagaaaggctCAACTTGTCGGAAACGCAGGAAGTAAAAACTGTATTCTAATGCAAATGCAAATCCCCAACTATTTGTCGtgtcaaacaaatatatataacataagaGCGACGATTGCGATTACATGACAAGGGTTtaacgaacgaacgaacgacatatttgacaaaatcatataataataataataataataataataacagccACCCGGGTCGGACTTTTGTAGGACTTAGGAGGATCAGATGGAGCTTTTGGATCGCCGGATTTGGGATTGCAGGGATCTCTTTTCAGAAAGTTCAACCCTCCTTTGATGTTTGTCCAAATAATGATCCATCTCGATGATGTCCTAAAAcatgagagagaagaagaatgatgaaCGGTTAGATAGTCACAGAGCAAGCTTGAGAAACAGAAATatccactctctctcttttttacctGTTCAGCCTGTAGATCACTCTCTGAAAGAGATTCTGATGTGAGACCACCTGAAGTAgtagaacaagaagaacaacaattGAAAATGTCTACTTTTGTCCAAGATTTGTCCAatcttaaaaaatgtaaaaaaaagtgACATACCGAGCACGTATCCAACCGTACCACAGAGCACACCTTTAAAGCAAAATCCCATCACATTGAGAGCAATTTTCCCCAT from the Camelina sativa cultivar DH55 chromosome 12, Cs, whole genome shotgun sequence genome contains:
- the LOC104733977 gene encoding uncharacterized protein LOC104733977 codes for the protein MGSTSAVRRLKEMLREHFPDFLFLLETKNSSDHVLGVKDWLGYDQVHIVDPVGLSGGLALFWKDSYQVEVLVADSRIVDTKVTKGSISFYITYVYGDPVRHLRPQVHIVDPVGLSGGLALFWKDSYQVEVLVADSRIVDTKVTKGSISFYITYVYGDPVRHLRPQVWERLTRIGIQRDEAWMLTGDFNEIMDNSEKLGGPRRPESSFYPFRTMARNCRVKETPSYGSDHRPIITRLVDADSCFKGRFCFDKRWINKPDTERIIKEQWSAASGVTNRSVTECLSQCRRALSRWKRSNPVNYLTQIQLLRRDLETESTKLQPNFRRLQQIKWALSVAFREEEVYWKLKSRESWLQAGDKNTAYFHGSVKYKRLKNRLTLLIDSNGVECFEEGSKGTIAAEYFSDLFQSSNPTNFEELLEGMEERVTEDMNRRLIVDVSAQEIRQAAFNIKGDSAPGADGWTGAFFRKYWSTVGTDIIKEVQGFFSTGVLPQDWNHTQLCLIPKKPNANQMSDMRPISLCSVLYKIVSKVICTRLTRCLPSLVSETQGAFVAGRLISDNILIAHEVVHALKTHSSFNEDVIAVKTDMSKAYDRVEWDFLEHLLLKMGFHNQWVGWIMSCVRSVTFSVLINGGDYGYIKPGRGIRQGDPLSPFLFILCAEALIHSMCRSQQQDRLTGFSFNETCPTIQHLLFADDSLFICRATKEECEELMRCLKLYGKASGQVINFTKSAITFGKKTSDAVKLMVKQTLNIHEEGGSGSYLGLPECFSGSKQALLGFIGEKLQNRLQGWHAKSLSLGGKEVLLKAVGMALPVYAMSCFRLSKNLCRKLTSAMCKFWWSNCQGKRKIAWIAWKKLCKSKSEGGLGFKDLGDFNQALLAKQAWRILNNPGSLVSRFYKSRYFKRTSFLECGTGSRPSYAWRSILHGRELLKSGLMKSIGDGCDTFVWKNKWLFDIHPRAPYRLQTFFEVDLRVKDLRVPDQMSWDIGKVKALFPPEDAKQILSMPLKAGHADHYIWPYNKSGSYSVKSGYWLLQTLPTIYEPSTESETKQKELKAKVWKVKTVPKIKTFLWRMLSGALAVSERLASRGCGGDVCCLRCGFQSETIGHMLFDCPVARQAFALANIPSLNGGFYNEDVEKNWEHLLVVMQDEAVPNAISSVIPWLLWGIWKHRNTLLFQGKLGDIRDLVSKAREDCCQWEEAQDRVVRTDSVGRTSSGSLEVKWCKPITGFVKCNLGISWCSKNSLAGGAWIARDVYGQVLYHARAALPVSASRFVVTLHGILWTLEALAILQIPNLEMALDEASAVEAINNPLTWPRYSLLLSNIHEVLLKFSSWRIYLVASTANKVAMAIAKSVTRDGRFQSYLSLGGPSWLHDQVRDEASY